A window of Apium graveolens cultivar Ventura chromosome 8, ASM990537v1, whole genome shotgun sequence contains these coding sequences:
- the LOC141679043 gene encoding transcription factor BEE 3-like yields MNSNMELLNNMSTMENFNSNFLGLLATSSDNFSDHYERAPQLPIPTSMDNIQSSFYPYHAQFYDPSAQFFSSIDNIPGREFNNTRPGLEAESMMNSTPLILETGELIGDGKASKNYNHGGRKRKRNNEREVEKPGEVVHVRARRGQATDSHSLAERLRREKINEKLRSLQDLVPGCYKTMGMAVMLDVIINYVRSLQNQIEFLSMKLSAASLFYDFNSSEMDALETMQGTNGHETQVMERMVGDHGYGAGFPQFQSWPF; encoded by the exons ATGAACTCAAACATGGAGCTCCTGAACAATATGTCGACAATGGAGAATTTTAACTCAAACTTTCTTGGTCTCTTGGCTACGTCGAGTGACAATTTTTCTGATCATTATGAAAGGGCACCTCAGCTTCCAATACCTACAAGTATGGATAATATTCAGAGTTCTTTTTATCCGTATCATGCTCAATTTTATGATCCGTCTGCTCAGTTCTTTTCATCAATCGACAACATCCCTGGCCGTGAATTTAACAACACAAGGCCAGGACTTGAAGCCGAAAGCATGATGAACTCGACTCCTTTAATTTTGGAGACTGGCGAGTTAATTGGCGATGGCAAGGCTAGTAAGAATTAT AACCATGGTGGGAGGAAGAGAAAGAGAAACAATGAACGAGAAGTGGAGAAACCCGGTGAAGTTGTTCATGTACGAGCAAGGAGAGGCCAAGCTACTGATAGCCACAGCTTGGCCGAAAGG TTAAGAAGGGAGAAAATAAATGAGAAGTTGAGGTCCTTGCAAGATCTGGTTCCAGGGTGCTATAAG ACTATGGGAATGGCAGTGATGTTGGATGTAATTATAAACTATGTCAGATCATTACAAAATCAAATTGAG TTTCTGTCTATGAAGCTTTCAGCAGCAAGTTTGTTTTACGACTTCAACTCATCGGAAatggatgctttggaaacaatGCAG GGGACAAACGGGCATGAAACGCAAGTTATGGAGAGGATGGTGGGAGATCATGGGTATGGAGCTGGTTTTCCTCAGTTTCAGTCATGGCCTTTTTAA
- the LOC141678796 gene encoding acyl-acyl carrier protein thioesterase ATL4, chloroplastic-like, with translation MSRALISPQHAQMTLPAPLSSPAFHISSSIFPVSSPHGKLRPLAVPHISRYKSVVASSGFKLEVKRWCQDIIMWADKQSFYLHLGRSSGIHRMELKVCDCDLDQNGVVNNDQYASYCQQVRYELLKKIGVVDEVARAGGTLALTELSLNLLAPLRKGDRFVVTVRASDYSAARLYFEHYILKLPNRERVMEATATAVWLNKDYQPVYTREEEVRLRLVRFVRGLIVIVCEMGADAAMRSPLWFLHF, from the exons ATGTCCCGAGCTTTGATCTCCCCGCAGCATGCACAAATGACACTTCCAGCACCGTTGTCGTCGCCTGCATTTCACATATCATCGTCGATATTTCCAGTCTCTAGCCCGCATGGCAAGCTGCGACCGTTAGCAGTACCACATATCAGTCGCTATAAGAGTGTAGTCGCATCATCCGGCTTTAAATTAGAGGTTAAAAG GTGGTGCCAAGATATAATTATGTGGGCGGATAAGCAGTCTTTTTATCTACACCTTGGCCGGAGTAGTGGAATCCACAGGATGGAACTTAAGGTCTGTGACTGCGATTTAGATCAAAATGGAGTTGTGAACAATGATCAGTATGCAAGTTATTGCCAACAGG TTCGTTATGAACTTTTGAAAAAGATTGGCGTGGTTGATGAAGTTGCTCGAGCTGGTGGTACTTTGGCACTGACTGAACTGTCACTCAATCTCCTTGCACCCCTAAGA AAAGGAGACAGATTTGTTGTTACAGTGCGCGCATCAGACTATTCAGCTGCTCGACTATACTTTGAACATTACATATTGAAATTACCAAATCGAGAG CGAGTTATGGAAGCAACGGCTACAGCAGTTTGGCTTAACAAAGATTACCAGCCAGTATATACAAGAGAAGAGGAGGTGAGACTGAGGCTTGTGCGTTTCGTGCGGGGACTGATTGTAATAGTATGTGAAATGGGTGCAGATGCTGCCATGAGAAGCCCCTTGTGGTTTCTGCACTTCTAA
- the LOC141676548 gene encoding uncharacterized protein LOC141676548, translating to MEIARLNIITDFISPISRVPQFYASFWKWGALVFAIFATCTSLFARIKLYLVRLHSIKHSSSVSLHDHLQQLNNDSDFSDNDDDNNSLSARESVDDEFDSIFAYYDDQDVHAPYKGEQDYSVAGSYSYCDNQGQISYLEHQGNVNFDICGLFTTGKSVVKQWDYLGLGFQENLTSEPSIYDISKDENVGTFFDVTHQISPAIIYLTEMSNGSNGVKIGAYDRRIRAEKPVMYAEWGSSFGKVAGLSYGGVEVVYVKHGGACTVCDMRNLRSPLKVLSTALET from the coding sequence ATGGAGATTGCGAGACTCAATATTATCACTGATTTTATTTCACCAATTTCTAGAGTACCACAATTTTATGCTAGTTTCTGGAAATGGGGCGCTTTAGTATTCGCCATATTCGCAACTTGTACTAGTCTTTTCGCTAGAATCAAACTGTATCTCGTTCGGCTACATTCAATCAAACATTCTTCTTCTGTTTCACTACATGATCATCTACAACAGCTTAACAACGACTCAGACTTCTCCGATAACGACGATGACAACAATTCATTGTCAGCTAGAGAATCAGTTGATGATGAATTCGACTCGATATTTGCATACTACGACGATCAAGATGTTCATGCACCATACAAAGGTGAGCAAGACTATAGCGTTGCTGGGTCGTATTCGTATTGTGACAACCAGGGTCAAATTAGTTATCTTGAGCATCAAGGTAACGTTAATTTTGATATATGTGGATTATTTACAACAGGGAAGAGCGTGGTGAAACAATGGGATTATTTAGGTTTAGGGTTTCAAGAAAATTTAACGAGTGAACCTTCCATTTACGACATCAGTAAAGATGAGAATGTGGGTACATTTTTCGACGTGACACATCAGATATCTCCGGCGATTATTTATTTAACCGAAATGAGTAATGGCAGTAACGGCGTTAAAATAGGTGCTTATGACCGGAGAATAAGGGCTGAGAAGCCTGTAATGTACGCAGAGTGGGGCTCAAGTTTTGGAAAGGTGGCGGGTTTAAGTTACGGCGGCGTTGAAGTAGTGTACGTCAAGCATGGTGGCGCGTGCACAGTTTGCGATATGAGGAATTTGAGGAGTCCCTTGAAAGTTTTGAGCACCGCTTTAGAGACTTAA